From Aliamphritea hakodatensis:
CTGGAAAGCATTACGTAACAGGTTATTGAGGACAATCCTCAGCGGGGTTACCGGCAGGAGTTTATGGCCCCCAAAGCTTTCCCGGAAATTGAGTTCGACGGGCTTGTTTTCCAGCAGGTAGCCAAGGTCTTCCAGCAGCTCTCTGATCAGTTGGGCCGGGACGATATTTTCCTGTTTTGGGGGCGTATTGTTATCCCGTGAGATCCATAACAGGGTTTCGGTTAGCTTTTGCATACTGGCATTGGCACGGTTGATGCGATCAAGGGGGCGTTGCAGCGGTGCTGAAGACTCCATGCGGGCCAGTAATTCCATATTGGCTTTAATGACCGCAATCGGAGTACGCAATTCATGGCTGGCATTACGCAGAAAACGGTGTTCTTTTTCCAGCAGATCCGCAATGCGGACAAACGCGGTCTGAAGCTGGTTCGCGATCTGGTTAAGGTCGTGGAAATAAAAATCCGGCACCGGCTGCTGGAGTTTTTCAAAGGATAATTCTTCAGCCCATTTTGCCAGTGCGTCACTGCGGCGGGTCAGGCGCCGACCGTACAGCCAGACCACCAGAATCATCAGGAACACATAAACAGTACCGACGAAGAAGCCACGGCTGAATAAGCGGTCGAACTTTTGCCGTTGTTCCTGCGAGAGCTTATCGGCATCAAAATCGGCAACAACATACAGCTTGCGCTGGTCGGGTAAACGGTGTGTATATATTGTCAGGAAACGGGCGCCGTCCCAGCTTTCTTCTCCGTTGGGAAACCATTCCACCTCAACATATTCTCCATACTCCAGCTCCGTAAACGGCACAACCTGATGATAAAAAGGCGGTGCCTGACGCCAGTCGTCGAGATAGAAATGCAGGATACTGGTTTGCGGCAGCGGCGTATCGTGGGCTTCAGTGTAGCGTTTTTCGAAGTCATCGATTTCAAACTGCATCGTCAACTTGGCCATTTCATCAAAGCCCCTGCTCAGGCTGATATCCACCAGAAAGGTATAAATCAGCGCTGTTACCAGCGTCAGACTGACGACCAGCAGGCTGAATTGCCTGCGCATGGTACGTTTACCGTGTTTAAACATTGTTATCCCGTAATACAAAGCCCTGTTGTGACAGGGTCTGAATCATGGCTTGTGCAAAGGGTTTATCTACCTGCTGCCGGAGGTTATACATATGGACTTTCAGGCTGTTGGTGTCTGGTGGGCTGTCCTGCCAGAGGCTGTATTCAAGGTCTTTTCGGCTGACGGGGTTCGGGCTGGCGCGCATCAGGGTTTCCAGCAGTGTCCAGCAACTGGGGGTCAGCTTAAGGGTGATACCGTCCCGGCTGGCATGGCGACTGTCCAGGTTAAGTGTCAGGCCGCCGACCTGCAGTTTGCGCACCTGCCCGCTGCGCCGTACCGCCAGTGCCCGAATCCGCATGGCCAGTTCTTCCATGGCGAAGGGTTTCACCAGATAGTCGTCGGTACCGGCTCTGAAGCCGGCAATTTTATCTTCCAGTGTGTCCCGGGCGGTGAGCATCAGAACCGGCGTGTCGGTGCCCTGCTGGCGCAGTTTTTCACACAGGGTGATGCCATCCATGCGGGGGAGCATCAGATCGAGAACCAATACCTGATAGCTGTTTTCTGTGGCCAGTTTCAGGCCTGCCTGACCATTGTAGGCATGGTCGCAGGTGATGCCTTCCAGGGCCAGGAAGTCGGCGGTGGAGCTGGCCAGATCGATATCATCCTCGACCAGCAAAATTTCAATCTTGGGTAGCGTCATGAAATCAGTTCCTGAGGTTTGGCGGTGATGGCGGCGACAGGCTTTCTCCGGGAAGGCCGTTTGGCGGCCGGTTTAAGGTCTTCGCCGATCATTGTCAGTGCCGGTATTAAAATCAGGGTAATAAGGGTTGCGAACAGAATACCATAGCCCATGGCGATTGCGGCGGGAATGAGGAACTGAGCCTGCTCAGAGGTTTCAAATATCAGCGGTACGAGCCCGGCATAAGTGGTTATGGAGGTCAGGAATATGGCCCGCATCCGGCTGCACCCTGCCTGTACCATGGCCAGATGAGCGGGCATACCGGCGGCACGCTGTTCGTTAAAGCGGCTGATCAGTAACAGGCTGTCGTTTACCACTACGCCGGACAGCGCCAGAATGCCGAACAGCGACAGGATACTCAGGGGGATGTCATGCAGCCAGTGGCCGATCAGTGCGCCGACAATGCCAAACGGAATGGCGGTCATGATCATCAGGGGTTGCAGGTATGACTTCAGCGGGATTGCCAGTAATGCATAGATAGCAACCAGTGCAATGAGAAATGCCCCCTGCAGTGAACTGCGGGTTTCCGCTTCTTCCTGTGCTTCGCCGCCGAGCCTGATTTCCAGACCGGGGTAATCCCGGCTTAACTGGCTGAACAGGCCGCTGTCTAATTCATCCAGAATCAGCTGTGGTGTGGCGGCGAATTTGTCGACATCGGCAGAAATAACCGCGACCCGGCTGCGGTTTACCCGGTAAATATTGCTGGCCACATAACGGCTGCTGATGCTGGCAACGCTGTCCAGCGGTAAAACCTGACCGCTGTCGGTGCGGATTCTGGCATCCGCCAGATTATCGATGTGACGACGGGCGTTATCCGGGTAGCGCAGTTTGACTTTCATTTCGTCCCGGCCACGCTGAAAACGCTGTACTTCAAACCCCTGAAAGGCTTGCTGGATCTGGTTGGCGATATTCTGCGCTGTCAGCCCCATTGCCTGCCCCGCGGGGGTCAGCGTGAGGTCAATTTGTCCCTGACCGGCCCTGAGGGTGTTCTGTATTGCGGAAATGCCTTCGTAATTTTTCAGCGCAGTTTCAATGGCCTGACTGGCGGTTTCCAGTGTCTGGTTATCTTCTGAGCGGATTTCGATGCTGATGTCATCGGCGCCTTCCCAGGCCGTGATGAACTTCAGCTTGCGAACCGCTTCAAGGTTGCCGATTCTGGATTGCCAGCTGTTGGCAATGTCCTGTGTGGTCAGCGGTCTGCCTGCCCGTCCTGAGAGCCCGGCTATGAGGGTGGCACTGCTGGCATCGGTCCAGATGGCCAGATGGTTTACGGGCGGTTCATCCAGCGCGTATTGCTGCTGGATATCGCGGTTGAGTTGCATGGCCGCCTGTTCAATCATCAGTGCCTGTTTCTGTACCAGACCGAAACCGGTGTCTTCTTCCAGCTCCAGCTGGACAGTAATAAAGTTACTGGGGATATGTGGAAAGAAGACGGCTTTGATTTTGCCGGAAGGCACCATGCCGATGACCAGCACAAACAGGCTGACCGCGATGATCACCGTCACGTACCGGTATGCCAGTACCTGATGTATCAGTGGGCGGTACAGTTTGCGGGTGAAGTAATTCAGGCCGTTGCTCATGACCGTCTGGATTTTTCCCCAGCCCCGGCTAACAGGGTTGCGCTGATCAGACTGCATTTTCAGGTGTGCCAGATGCGCCGGCAGCACCAGTTTTGATTCCAGCAGGGAGAAGGCCAGACAGAAGGCAGCCGCGTAGGCAAAGAAACTGAATATCTTGCCCATTTCGCCGTCAACCAGGGTCAGTGCCATAAAGGCGACAATGGTGGTCAGCACGCCGAATACGGTGGGAATGGTGACCCGCTGTGCGCCGGCAATCGTGGCATCGACAGTCGCCCCGTGTTTTTCCCGGGAGGCGTAAATGCTTTCGCCGACCACAACCGCATCATCAACCACGATGCCCAGCGCGATGATAAACCCGAAGGTGGTTAACTCGTTCAGGGTCAGGTTGAACAGACGGGCGTCCATGAGTAACAGTGCGCCGCAGAAGATGACCGGCAGGCCTACACCCACCCAGAAGGCGACCCGTACGTTAAGAAACAGGGCCAGTAACAGCATCACCAGCCCAATCCCCATCACGCTGTTCTTCATCAGCAGGCTGAGACGGTCAGCGATATAAATACTCTGGTCATTCCAGATAACGGCTTCGATGCCGACAGGTAACTGGCTGCGAAAGCTGGCCACTTCTTGTTCGACTTGCCGGGAGATCTGCATGATGTCTGAGGTGGTGTACATCTTTACATCCAGGCCGATCGCCGGCAGACCGTTGTAGCGCGACAGTACCGGTGTTTGGGTAAAACCGTCTTCGACGGTTGCCAGATCGGCCAGTGTGATGCGCTGGCCTCCGGTCGTCTGACGGATAAGTATCTGTTCAAACTGGGTCTGATAGTACGCCTGCTGATCGGCCTTGATAACCAGGGTGCCATCGGCGCTGAACAGTTCGCCGCCCCGTTCATTCAGAGAGGCGCCCTGAATGCGGGCGGCAATGTCGGCTATGCTGACTCCCAGCGCCTGAAGGCGGTTTTCATCCACCTGAATGGTAATCTCAGGCGTACGGTTACCGTTGGTATTCACCCGCTCAATGGCCGGGTCGTTCAGCAGTTGTTTGCGCAGTCGCCGGGCCACTTCCTGCAAGGTAGCCGGGTCTGCATCGCCGTAGAGCTGAACGCTGACAGCGTCTTCCAGATACGTGGCTTTACTGACCACCGGACGTTCCGCTGCCTGTGGCAGGGTATTGATGCTGTCGATACGGTTTTTAACGTCCCGGTAGAGAGTCTCCAGATCGTAGCCACTGGTACGTTCAACCGTGACTGTGGTACCGGAACCGTCAGAGTCGCTGGTGAGTTTTTTAATTCCCTCAATGCCCTGCAGAGCTTCTTCCAGCTTGATCGCCAGCCCTTCCTCCGCGTTGGCAGCGGAGCCGCTTTCATAGACAACCGATACCGTGACCGTATTAGGAGGAAGGGGCGGAAAGGCTTCTACCCGCAGGTTCATCGCACTCATCAGGCCGGCGATCAGTATCAGGGCCATCAGGAGATTAGCCGCCACCGGGTTACGGGCAAACCAGGCGACCCAGCCTTGACGGGTATCATGGATCATTGGCTGATCTCCGTTGTGGCCAGCGTCTGCTGTTCAGTGACCGGGCTGACCTGCATATTCGGTAAGTAGCTGGCCAGCGGTTTACGCACCAGTTGCAGTGACGCGGGTAGGTCTCCCCGGGGGATAAACAGCTGATTATCTTTGCTGAAGATGGCTTTGCGGGCGCTGTGTTTCAGTAAATTATCCTCTACGTACCAGATATAGCCGGCAGCGCTCAGGGCTGCGGCGGGTATGGCAAAGAGGTTTGCCTGCTGCCTGCCGGTGATGCTGATGGCGACAAAGTCACCTGTCAGCAAGGGGGTATCTTTCTCCAGAGGCTGTTCAACGCTGATAATCAGTTCACGTAAACGGGTTGTCGGGCTGACAGCATCAGCGAGTTGGAGAACCTGTGCTTCCCAACGGGTCTGCTGGTCTTTACTGAACAGCCTTACACTGGCGGTGGCCGGGTCTTCCGGCAGCTGTTGCCACTGGCTGGCGGTCAGACCGATGCGTACTTCGGCACGGTCGCTGGCGCGCAGTTTTGCCAGTTCACTGCCCGGCTGCAGGTAGCTGCCAACACTGACATTGCGGGCAGATACTACCCCGTTAAAAGGTGCTTTCAGTTCCGTATGGGCAAGGTTATTGCGGGCCTGGGTTACTGCTGCGCTGGCTGCCCGGTAACGGGCCCGTGCGGCAGCCAGCTGAGGCTTACGCAGTAACAGATCGCTGGGTTGGGTAGTCAGGCCGGCGCGCTGCCAGTCTTTCTTTGCCTGGCTGCTCTGGTGTTTTTCCTGCTGCAGGGCGAGGTTAGCATCGGCAAGGTTTTGCTGTGCCTGTGCCAGTGCGGTCTGATAGTCGGTATCATCCAGCCGTAACAGAATCTCACCTTTCCGGATTTGCCGGCCATCAGTGAAATCCGGATTACGCCAGACTACCCGGCCGCTGATCTGACTGCTCAGGCTCAGTTCATCGGTGCTGGTGACCTCACCAAAGCCGTTAATCCGGGCGGTAAAGCTGCCGGGTGTCAGTTCAAGAACAGTGACTCTGGGGGCGGTTACAGTCTCTTCAAACTGTTCCGCTGAAGGCTGATTGTCGATGGCTGCTGCGGTATACAGGCATGCACCTCCGAGCCCGGCGACAGACAGCAGGGTGATGATGAGTTTTTTCGGTAATAACTTAATTGTCACGGATCATACTCCCATGCCAAGGGCCAGGCCCAGCACGATACGGTTGGAAAGCCGGGCCTGCCGGATTTGCAGTAAGGCGATGCGGTCATCAAAGGCTTGCTGTTCCGCTGTCAGCAGGTTGAGAATATCTGCCAGACCGTCCCGGTAGCGGCTCTGATAGTGGATAAAGTTGGCGTCAGAATGGCGGCTGGCCAGTGCCAGATATTCCTGACGCTGCTGTAATGTATATTCCTGAGATAACGCGGTTTCCACTTCCTGAACGGCTGTCAGCAGGGTTTGCTGATAAGCCAGATAAGCACGCTCAGCCTGTAATTCAGCAATGTCTTTGCCGGCTTCAAGTCGCCCGGCGTTGAACAGCGGAGCGGTTAAACTGCCCAGCAGGCTCCAGGCATTGCTGCCGGATAACAGGTCAGACAGTCTGTTCCGGGACTGGCTGATACTGGCGGTGAGACTGAATCCGGGTAACAAGGCTTTATAGGCGACGTCTGTGTTGTAGTCGGCTGCGACAATGCGTTCATAGGCAGCTAACAGGTCCGGGCGGGCGGCCAGTACTTCCCCCGGTAATTGCTGCAGAGGAATGGCCACGGCCAGGTGTGTTTCTGCCAACTCTGCGAACAGTGGCAGAGGGGACTGTGGCTGCCGGCCCAGCAGCACATTCAGGGAGCGTTTGGCGTCGGCCTGATTCTGTTGCCGGGCGGCAAGGTCTGCCCGGGTACGGGCCGTGCTGGCCCGGGCAGCTTCCAGATCCGCCAGATTGCCCAGCCCGCGCTGGAAACGTTCGGTGATGGTTGCTTCCGTTTTTTGCAGGCTTTCCAGCCGCTGCTCAAGGGTAGTGATGATCCGGGCACGCAGGCTGATATCGATCCAGCGCTGAATGATTCTGGATGTCAGGGAGTTGCGGGCTGCCTGATAGTCCAGCTGCAATGCCCGGGTGTCGGCTTCGGCTGCGGAGGAGGCGTTGGCGAGCCGGCCCCATACATCCAGTTCCCAGTTCAGGTTCAGTGCCAGTGCGTGGCTTTCGTTAATCACCGTTGTTTTGTTGCGCTGGCTGTTGAGGCTCAGGTTCAGGTCCGGCTTTTCTGCCGCAGCAGTCTGGGTGGTGAGCAACCGTTGCTCCCTGATACGCAGTGCAGTTTGCTGTAACTGCTGATTGGTTTTCAGGGCGTCAGCGACCAGCACATCCAGTTGCGGGTCATCCACCAGTGCCAGTAGCTGATTGCCGGTATGGGTTTGTTCACCGCTGACGGTTGTTGCCCATTGTTCCGGTTGCAGGCCGGTTGTTTCAGTCAGCGGTGCTTGTCTGACGGCTGAGCCGGTACAGCCGGCCAGTAACAGTGTCAGCACGATCAGCAACGCAGGGGGTGGAAAATCCATGAATTTGTCTCGGTATCCGAAGGTTGCCGCAAGCGTATTAACACGGCGGTAAATGCGGGGTTAAAAGTTATCAATACGGCTTGGCAGCGGGCTGTAAATTGCGGCATTAAGGGGAATCGCGTATATTTCAGCTGATCTGTCTTATTAATTTATCAAGGGTTTTTGCCCCTATGAGTGCCCAGCACATCCCTCTGTACAAGCGTGTTGAACAGCATATTCTCAATGACATTGATGGTGGCCGTCTGGTCCCGGGTGATCTGATCCCTTCTGAGCCTCAGTTAGCTGCTCAGCTGGACGTCAGCCAGGGAACCGTAAAGAAGGCAATCGACAATCTGGTGAATGAAAAACGGCTGTTCCGACATCAGGGAAAGGGGACCTACGTATCAACCATTGATTTTAATAACAGCCTGTTCCGGTTCTTTTCCTATGGTGACGGTACCGGGAAAGGGGTACGGATTCATAAGGAAGCAGGGGAGCGGGCGCTGCGTTCTGCGCCGAAACATATCTGTCAGCAGCTGGGGTATCCGGCGGACAGTGAATTACTTTACATCCAGCGTCAGGGTTATATTCAGGAATTACCGATTCTGGTGGAGCATTGCTGGTGGTGTCCGGATGTCCTGCCCGGGCTGGAAAAGGGGGATGTGCATATTCCCGATCTGATGTATGCCATGGTGGTGGAAAAGTATAAAGTGCCGGTGGTGCGGGCTGAGGAAACCCTTACTGCCGATATTGCCGATAAGCAGACAGCACAGATTCTGGGGATACCTGAAAAATCTCCGGTGGTGGTGCTGGTGCGCCATACTTACAGCCGAAACAATAAGATGATTGAGTACCGTAAAACAGTTGGCCGGGCAGATAAATTCAGTTATAAGGCTGAAATCCGTTAGATTTTTTCTTCTCTTTTCCCTTCTTAAATCTGCAGGTATCGCCGGATAATTTTACTTGCAGATATTTCATCTCACGCTTTTTGTTCGCATTCTGAAGGTGCTTTCCGATAGGGTATGGCTGCGTTAAGTGATATGTTTTATATGACTTTTTATGTTCCCGTTCTGTTCACTTCCGGCTGTTATTAGGTAGTAAGAAAGACGTTATTCAGCCGCTCTGATTTTTCCTGAAGGGTATTTTTAAGCTTGACTTACAGAGCTGACCCGTTACGATCATATAAGTCATATATATGAGTTATATGAAGTGTGTCGGTAGTCAGTGTCTGCCGATGTGTATTTCAGCCCTGAAGAGACGTTCTCTCAGGCAGACCATCACCGGAGACATTCGCATGTATAAAAAAATATGCGTCGCAGTAGACGGATCGGAAATGTCACTTCAGGCAGTGACCGCGGCGGCTGAAATTGCCACCGCTTTCAGCGCTGATTTGCTGTTATTGCATGTCATCCGGCCAATGAAAATTCCCACGGAACTGGAACGCTACATAAAGAGTGATGATCTGGCCAAGCTGCGCTCTTCCGCGTTGGAAGAGGTAGGTAAAGAAATTATGACCAAAGCGCTGGATGTGGCCAGTCAGCAGGGGGCTGAGCATGTAACCGCTAAAGTGGCAAAGGGTGATCCGGCCGGCACGATTATCAAGCAGGCAACGAAGTTTGAGGCCGATCTGATAGTGGTAGGCACCCGGGGGTTGGGTAAGGTGGAAGGCGCACTGATCGGCAGTATTTCCAGAAAAATAGCTGATATTTCATCAACCAGCATGCTGATAGTTAAGTAACCGGGCGTGGCCCACAGAATGTGTATAAATATTGCTGTAACTGACTGTAAAAAAAGATAAAAACCAAATGTCTGTTGGGTTTTTTAACGCTGGGCAAGCAGCGTTAAAAGCCCGATTAGCCCGAGATAAAATAACAACGACACCGTGGTGGAAGCAGACCCCAGTTCTGTTATGACTAAGCGGTGCAAGGGTGATAATGATGCTAGAGTTTTTGCAATACCTTCCGGACGTATTCACGCCCTGGAATTTCCTCGTGCTGGTGCTTGGCACCGTGGGGGGCCTTATCCTCGGGGCGACTCCCGGTCTCAGCCCTACCATGGCGGTAGCGCTGCTTATTCCCTTTACCTTTCATATGGAACCGGCCACCGGTCTGATTCTGTTGGGCGCTGCTTATACCGCGACTGTCGCCGGGGGCGCGGTCAGTGCCATCCTGCTGAGTATTCCCGGTGCACCGGCGAATATCGCCACCACTCTGGACGGTAATCCTCTGGCGAAACAGGGTAAGGCAACCGCAGCCCTGCATTACTGTTTTCTGGCCTCCTTCGTAGGCGGTGTTCTGGGTGTGCTGGTGCTGATTTTCTTCACGCCGACGCTGTCCCAGTGGGCGCTGGGCTTCGGTCCTTCCCATCTGTTCTGGGTGGCTATTCTTGGGGTGACGGTAATCGGTTCACTGGGCTCCGGGTCGGTGATCAAAGGCTTATTTGCCGGGTTTGTGGGGCTGTGGATATCCACCATTGGCTACGATCCGGTGCTGGGGGTGGAGCGCTTTAACTACAGTGAACATCTGGGTGGTGGCATCAATATTATTGCTGCCTTAGTCGGACTGTTCGCGATTCCGCAGGTGCTTTCAATGCTGACCCCCCAGGATCTGCCGGGCGGTGTTACCAAGTTTGCTATGGAAGCCCAGAGTATCGCTATGTCTGTCCGCGATACGCTGGTGCGCTGGAAGGCCCTGCTGGTGGGCAGTGTCATCGGTGTGGTTGTGGGGTTAATCCCCGGTGCCGGCGGGCAGATTGCCGGTCTGGTGTCTTATGACCAGACCAAGAAAATGAGCCGTGATAAAGCGAAATTCGGTAAAGGTGAGCCTGCCGGTGTGATCGCGGCTGAGTCGGCGAATAACGCAATGGTTGGTCCTTCGCTGGTACCGCTGCTGACCCTGAGTGTTCCGGGGTCACCGACAGCCGCAGTGTTGCTGGGCGGTCTGCTGATCCACGGCCTGTTTCCTGGCCCGGCATTGTTCTCTGAGCATGGCCCGGTGGTCTGGACCTTCATTAACTCCCTGCTGGTCGGCCAGCTGCTGATGTGTATTTTCGGCATCATGATCAGCCGTTACAGCCGGTTTGTGATGGATATCCCTGAATACTATATGGCGGCAGCAATCACTGTGCTGGCGGTGTTCGGTACCTTCAGTGTGCAAAACAGCTTCTCAGATGTATTCGTCATGATGGGGCTGGGGATCACCATGTATTTTGCCTCCAAAATCGGCTTCAGCCCTTCGCCGGTGGTGCTGGGCATTATCCTCGGGCCGATTGCTGAGACTAACTTCCTGCAGGGGCAGATCATCGCACAGGTGGGCGACGGTATGGTGCCGTATTTCTTCGGCGGTGCGCTGAATATCACCCTGGTCACCATTGTGGTGCTGTCGGTTGTGTACAGCGTCTTCAGTGAAATGAAGGCCAAGCGACAGCTGCGAGCGGCACAGCAGGCCGATGATGACGGCTATGTTGTCGAGAAGGAGGCCTGATCATGTTAGCGAAACGTTTAACCGCACTTGGCGGGCTGGCGCTGGCGGTTCTGTTACTGAGCCTTGGAAGCAACGTTGAATACGGTGAGGAAGCGTATTTCTTTCCGAATTTACTGACCTATTTTCTGTTCGGCTTCGCACTGGTTCTGCTGGTGACCGACGGTGAACTGCTGAGCTGGCTGAAGGATATTGCCGATTTTCTGTGGCGCTGGATGTTCGGCATTGTCGGGCAGGGTAATCCGGCCCGCTGGCCGGATGTAGTCCGGCTGATTCCGATGTTTATCATCATTCTGCTGTACCTGTACTTTGCCGATATTGTCGGTATGTACACCACGTCTTTTCTGGCTTTTGTACTGATTACGGTGATTTATACACCGCTGCGGCCAAGGAGCCGCTCAGTACTGAAGAACACGGTGATAGGCGTGTTGTTTACCGGCGTGATTTATTTGATTTTCTCGGTGCTACTGCAATTGCAGACACCTTCCGCCTGGCTGATTTAGCCGGGCATTGCATGACCCAAAATGCTCGATACAACAATAAATACAGTCCCTGGGACGAGGAGTTATCCATGCTGAAAAAGATTACTAAAACCCTGCAAACTTCTGCGCTTGCGTTCGCCGTTGCAGGCAGCGCGCTGCTGCCACAGCTGGCACAGGCGGATGCCTATCCGGAACGTCCGGTGAGTATGGTGGTTTCTTATTCACCGGGTGGGGCAACGGATTTTCAGGCGCGTATCGTGACGATGCTGGCGGGGAATGAAGATTATCTGGGGCAGCCCATGGTTATCCTGAATAAACCCGGTGCCGGCGGTAAAGTTGGCTGGGATTTCTTTGCCTCTAAAGCGAAAAAGAACGGCTATGAACTGGCGGCGTATAACGTACCGCATTTCATTGCCCAGTCGATCGTTTTCAAGACCAAATATAATATCGATAATCTGGAACCAATTGCCAACTGGGGGGCGGACCCGGCGGTACTGATCGTCGGTAAAGACAGCCCGTTTAATACCCTTGAAGACCTGATGAACTATGCGAAGGAAAATCCGGGTAAGGTGACGTTCTCCGGGGCCGGTTTATATGTCGGTCATCACATCGCATATCTGCAGTTTGCCAAGGCATCCGGCCTGAAACTGACCTACGTGCCACATAAAGGAGGCACCCCGGCAATGAAGAGCGTTATGGGTGGCCAGGTGAAGGCCGGCTTCAATAACCTGTCGGATGCGTTCCGTAACCGTGACAGTGTGAAGATTCTGGCAGTGGCTGATCTGGAGCGGAATAAGGAGTTCCTGCCGGATGTACCAACGTTCATGGAACAGGGGGTTGAGGTGGATGATTCCAGCGTTAACTTCCGTGGCATCATGGCCCGTAAAGGTACCCCTGACGAGGTGGTGGATTATCTGGCACAGCGTGTGCCGATGATGTTTGAAGACAAGAAAACCCTCAAAAAAATGGATTCCGCCGGCTCTCCGGTACGGATCATTCCCCGTGAAGAGGTCATCACCATGTGGAAAGAGCGTGAGGCCTATCTGAAAGAGCTGTTAGCCGATCTGAAAAAGTAACGGC
This genomic window contains:
- a CDS encoding tripartite tricarboxylate transporter permease, whose translation is MMLEFLQYLPDVFTPWNFLVLVLGTVGGLILGATPGLSPTMAVALLIPFTFHMEPATGLILLGAAYTATVAGGAVSAILLSIPGAPANIATTLDGNPLAKQGKATAALHYCFLASFVGGVLGVLVLIFFTPTLSQWALGFGPSHLFWVAILGVTVIGSLGSGSVIKGLFAGFVGLWISTIGYDPVLGVERFNYSEHLGGGINIIAALVGLFAIPQVLSMLTPQDLPGGVTKFAMEAQSIAMSVRDTLVRWKALLVGSVIGVVVGLIPGAGGQIAGLVSYDQTKKMSRDKAKFGKGEPAGVIAAESANNAMVGPSLVPLLTLSVPGSPTAAVLLGGLLIHGLFPGPALFSEHGPVVWTFINSLLVGQLLMCIFGIMISRYSRFVMDIPEYYMAAAITVLAVFGTFSVQNSFSDVFVMMGLGITMYFASKIGFSPSPVVLGIILGPIAETNFLQGQIIAQVGDGMVPYFFGGALNITLVTIVVLSVVYSVFSEMKAKRQLRAAQQADDDGYVVEKEA
- a CDS encoding Bug family tripartite tricarboxylate transporter substrate binding protein produces the protein MLKKITKTLQTSALAFAVAGSALLPQLAQADAYPERPVSMVVSYSPGGATDFQARIVTMLAGNEDYLGQPMVILNKPGAGGKVGWDFFASKAKKNGYELAAYNVPHFIAQSIVFKTKYNIDNLEPIANWGADPAVLIVGKDSPFNTLEDLMNYAKENPGKVTFSGAGLYVGHHIAYLQFAKASGLKLTYVPHKGGTPAMKSVMGGQVKAGFNNLSDAFRNRDSVKILAVADLERNKEFLPDVPTFMEQGVEVDDSSVNFRGIMARKGTPDEVVDYLAQRVPMMFEDKKTLKKMDSAGSPVRIIPREEVITMWKEREAYLKELLADLKK
- a CDS encoding tripartite tricarboxylate transporter TctB family protein; protein product: MLAKRLTALGGLALAVLLLSLGSNVEYGEEAYFFPNLLTYFLFGFALVLLVTDGELLSWLKDIADFLWRWMFGIVGQGNPARWPDVVRLIPMFIIILLYLYFADIVGMYTTSFLAFVLITVIYTPLRPRSRSVLKNTVIGVLFTGVIYLIFSVLLQLQTPSAWLI